A portion of the Doryrhamphus excisus isolate RoL2022-K1 chromosome 20, RoL_Dexc_1.0, whole genome shotgun sequence genome contains these proteins:
- the vstm4a gene encoding V-set and transmembrane domain-containing protein 4a codes for MNISVVLLVLTKALLTGLGHALNVTVIPGPIVMATERDNLTLSCLVSQRKRSSSVLILRWFFAPLTPPTPSPSLPPPSPSPPGPEPSQFLIVKMGIKKLKLYGNYTRRFPQPKFRLYEQIEGEVYRLRILNVSGTDQGFYTCRVHEIRKYRNVWKASSNGSGTTQLTVHFTLEAHSSEGIWRLLSDVNVCAVLICLLGLLSIFLFTLTLTVQYFYRRHRLKASYLLVKCPESSSGETVTSSGSTSSSSPRTQKKDTGQKSDVKVALKPPRVPEAPPPSHTPTKARVASKRPQKPKRSKAHIRSTTARVPHDDSLTYAELELVRPSLEPPASASPDPTPSSPDTVYAQILFQEKQL; via the exons ATGAACATCTCTGTAGTGCTGCTGGTCCTGACTAAAGCTCTGCTCACAG GACTAGGCCATGCCTTGAATGTGACAGTGATTCCTGGACCCATTGTCATGGCAACCGAGCGGGACAACCTGACACTGTCCTGCCTGGTATCTCAGAGAAAAAGGAGCAGCAGTGTACTCATCCTCCGCTGGTTCTTCGCCCCTCTGACTCCTCCCACCCCCTCACCCTCTTTACCTCCTCCGTCTCCATCCCCTCCGGGCCCAGAACCCTCCCAGTTCCTCATCGTCAAGATGGGCATCAAGAAACTCAAGCTGTATGGAAACTACACCCGCCGCTTCCCCCAGCCCAAGTTTCGACTTTATGAGCAAATTGAGGGAGAGGTGTACCGCTTAAGGATTCTCAATGTGAGCGGGACGGACCAGGGCTTCTATACGTGTAGAGTGCACGAGATAAGGAAGTACAGGAACGTATGGAAGGCATCGTCTAATGGTTCGGGCACTACACAGCTAACAG TGCATTTTACTCTGGAGGCTCATAGCAGTGAAGGAATTTGGCGTCTGTTATCAG ATGTCAATGTGTGCGCTGTGCTGATCTGCCTGCTGGGATTGCTCTCCATCTTCCTCTTCACACTCACTCTCACCGTCCAGTACTTCTACAGGAGACACAGGCTAAAAG CAAGTTACCTACTGGTCAAGTGTCCAGAGAGCAG TTCAGGAGAGACTGTAACCAGCTCTGGTAGTACTTCCAGTTCCTCCCCAAGAACACAAAAGAAAGACACAGGGCAGAAAAGTGATGTAAAAGTGGCATTAAAACCTCCAAGAGTGCCTGAGGCGCCACCACCGTCACACACACCAACTAAAG CACGTGTGGCTTCCAAAAGACCCCAAAAGCCCAAAAGGTCAAAAGCTCACATAAGGTCTACCACA GCTCGAGTACCCCATGACGACAGTCTAACCTATGCAGAGCTGGAGCTGGTCCGACCCAGTCTCGAACCACCGGCCTCAGCCAGTCCTGACCCCACCCCCTCCAGCCCAGACACCGTGTACGCTCAGATCCTCTTCCAGGAGAAACAGCTGTAA